The Mycobacterium seoulense genome has a window encoding:
- a CDS encoding NAD(P)-binding protein, which translates to MTGEQFTGEADAFAAGPRTDLTALPDLLHGRSRTGPARERRPIYVDLLPPCNAGCPAGENIQAWLAHARAGRIEAAWRQLTADNPFAAIHGRVCYHPCESVCNRAHLDSSVSIHAVERFLGDTARAQGWLFDPPPQPTGKRVLVVGAGPSGLSAAYHLTRLGHRVEVRDTAAQPGGMMRYGIPKYRLPRDVLDAEIDRIAALGVEFTCGHRVEDLAAERESGGFDAVFVAVGAHLAKRVDIPAADAGAMLDAVSFLRAVAAGETPELGRRVAVYGGGDTAVDAARVARRLGAEDAVIIYRRTAAQMPAHSHEVAEAEREGVRIHWLRTITAFDGPELQVELMRLDDSGRPVPTGQFETLAADTVIMALGQETESAFMRSLPGVEFDDDGSVRVSSSLMTGCPGVFAGGDMVPCERTVTVAVGHGKKAARHIDAWLRGADGERAPKHPTAEFDRLHLWYFGDASRRAEPELPAAQRISGFDEVVGGLSAQAATFEAGRCLSCGNCFECDGCLGACPEDAVIKLGPGHRYRFDYDRCTGCATCYEQCPVHAIEMVPEPR; encoded by the coding sequence GTGACGGGAGAGCAATTCACCGGCGAGGCAGATGCTTTCGCCGCCGGGCCCCGCACCGACCTGACCGCACTGCCCGACCTCCTGCACGGGCGGTCGCGCACCGGACCGGCCCGCGAACGCCGGCCGATTTACGTCGACCTGCTGCCGCCGTGCAACGCCGGATGCCCCGCCGGCGAGAACATCCAGGCGTGGCTCGCTCACGCCCGGGCCGGCCGCATCGAAGCGGCCTGGCGGCAGTTGACCGCCGACAACCCCTTCGCCGCGATCCACGGCCGCGTCTGCTACCACCCCTGCGAATCCGTCTGCAACCGGGCGCACCTGGACTCCTCGGTGTCGATCCACGCGGTGGAGCGGTTCCTCGGCGACACCGCCCGGGCGCAAGGATGGCTGTTCGACCCGCCCCCGCAGCCGACCGGCAAGCGGGTGCTGGTGGTCGGCGCCGGCCCCAGCGGGCTGTCGGCCGCCTATCACCTCACGCGGCTCGGCCACCGGGTGGAGGTCCGTGACACCGCCGCGCAGCCGGGCGGAATGATGCGCTACGGCATCCCGAAATACCGGCTGCCCCGCGACGTGCTGGACGCCGAGATCGACCGCATCGCCGCGCTGGGCGTGGAGTTCACGTGCGGGCACCGGGTCGAGGACCTGGCCGCCGAACGCGAATCCGGGGGCTTCGACGCGGTGTTCGTCGCCGTCGGCGCCCACCTCGCCAAACGCGTGGACATCCCGGCCGCCGACGCCGGGGCGATGCTGGACGCGGTCTCGTTCCTGCGCGCCGTCGCCGCCGGCGAAACACCCGAACTCGGCCGCCGCGTCGCCGTCTACGGCGGCGGCGACACCGCGGTGGACGCCGCGCGCGTGGCGCGCCGGCTGGGCGCCGAGGACGCCGTCATCATCTACCGCCGCACGGCGGCCCAGATGCCCGCGCACTCCCACGAGGTGGCCGAGGCCGAGCGCGAGGGCGTGCGGATCCACTGGCTGCGCACGATCACCGCCTTCGACGGCCCCGAGCTTCAGGTGGAGCTCATGCGGCTCGACGATTCCGGGCGCCCGGTGCCTACCGGGCAGTTCGAGACGCTCGCGGCCGACACCGTGATCATGGCGCTGGGGCAGGAAACCGAGTCGGCGTTCATGCGCAGCCTGCCCGGCGTGGAGTTCGACGACGACGGCTCGGTGCGGGTGTCGTCGTCGCTGATGACCGGATGCCCGGGGGTGTTCGCCGGCGGCGACATGGTGCCCTGCGAGCGCACCGTGACGGTCGCCGTCGGGCACGGCAAGAAGGCGGCCCGCCACATCGACGCGTGGCTGCGCGGCGCCGACGGGGAACGCGCGCCCAAGCATCCGACCGCGGAGTTCGACCGGCTGCACCTGTGGTACTTCGGCGACGCCTCCCGGCGCGCCGAGCCCGAACTTCCTGCCGCGCAACGCATCAGCGGATTCGACGAGGTCGTCGGCGGCCTGTCGGCGCAGGCCGCGACGTTCGAGGCCGGCCGGTGCCTGTCGTGCGGCAACTGCTTCGAGTGCGACGGCTGCCTGGGCGCCTGCCCGGAGGACGCGGTGATCAAGCTGGGGCCCGGTCACCGCTACCGCTTCGACTACGACCGCTGCACCGGTTGCGCCACCTGCTACGAGCAGTGCCCGGTGCACGCCATCGAAATGGTCCCGGAGCCGCGATGA
- a CDS encoding WS/DGAT/MGAT family O-acyltransferase — MEQLTALDAGFLEVEDSDPHVSLAVGGVSILEGPAPTYEEFAASFAERVETIPRCKQVLRTHPLDLRPPEWVDDPHFDVGRHLHRVALPHPGGDAELFEMIAALMEHRLDRERPLWECWIIEGLSKDRWAVLTKIHHCIADGIATTQLLAKFSDDGDGDTFAADVGAAKKPAGAGLPKINLNPLSWVSGIGRSALGAVAAAERAAIGAAELAAGLLHPAPESSLNGPVTTMRRYSAARARLADMHKVARTFGVTLNDVALAAITHSYREVLLARGEQPGPDSLRTLVPVSVRAVDHFNVAGNRVSAMLPLLPVEEADPVEQLKRVHDRLAHAKASSQSEGGSAMVVAAQRTPFALSAWAIRLLSRLPQRAVVALATNVPGPRSRQRLMGRRVLELLPIPPIALQVRTGVAMLSYADTFVFGITADYDTAPDIDTLASGIGDGIAQLVAAARARRRKSS; from the coding sequence ATGGAGCAATTGACCGCGCTCGATGCCGGCTTCCTGGAGGTGGAGGACTCCGACCCGCACGTGAGCCTCGCGGTCGGCGGTGTGTCGATCCTCGAGGGGCCGGCCCCGACATACGAGGAGTTCGCCGCTTCGTTCGCCGAACGGGTTGAGACGATCCCGCGCTGCAAGCAGGTCCTGCGGACACATCCGCTCGACCTGCGGCCGCCGGAATGGGTGGACGACCCGCACTTCGACGTCGGACGCCACCTGCACCGCGTGGCGCTGCCGCACCCCGGCGGCGACGCGGAGCTGTTCGAGATGATCGCCGCGCTGATGGAGCACCGGCTGGACCGGGAGCGCCCGCTGTGGGAATGCTGGATCATCGAGGGCCTCAGCAAAGACCGGTGGGCGGTGCTGACCAAGATCCACCACTGCATCGCCGACGGCATCGCGACGACCCAGCTCTTGGCGAAGTTCAGCGACGACGGTGACGGCGACACCTTCGCCGCCGACGTCGGCGCCGCCAAGAAACCCGCGGGCGCGGGTCTGCCCAAGATCAACCTCAACCCGTTGAGCTGGGTGAGCGGAATCGGTCGAAGCGCGCTCGGCGCCGTGGCCGCCGCCGAACGCGCGGCGATCGGCGCGGCCGAGCTGGCCGCCGGCCTGCTGCACCCCGCCCCCGAATCGTCGCTGAACGGGCCGGTCACCACGATGCGGCGGTACAGCGCGGCCCGGGCCCGGTTGGCCGACATGCACAAAGTCGCCCGGACGTTCGGTGTCACGCTGAACGACGTTGCGCTGGCTGCGATTACCCACAGCTATCGCGAGGTCTTGCTGGCGCGCGGGGAACAGCCCGGCCCGGATTCACTGCGCACGCTGGTACCCGTCTCGGTCCGCGCGGTCGACCACTTCAACGTCGCCGGCAACCGGGTCTCGGCGATGCTGCCGTTGCTGCCGGTCGAGGAGGCGGACCCCGTGGAGCAGCTGAAGCGCGTGCACGACCGGCTCGCCCACGCCAAGGCGAGCAGCCAGAGCGAGGGCGGCAGCGCCATGGTCGTGGCGGCCCAGCGCACCCCGTTCGCGCTGTCCGCGTGGGCGATTCGCTTGCTCTCCCGGTTGCCCCAGCGCGCGGTGGTGGCCTTGGCGACCAACGTCCCCGGCCCACGCAGCCGGCAGCGGCTGATGGGCCGCCGGGTGCTGGAGCTGCTGCCGATCCCGCCGATCGCCCTTCAGGTGCGCACCGGCGTCGCGATGCTCAGCTACGCCGACACCTTCGTCTTCGGCATCACCGCCGACTACGACACCGCGCCCGACATCGACACGCTCGCCTCCGGTATCGGGGACGGCATCGCGCAGCTCGTGGCGGCCGCCCGCGCCCGGCGCCGCAAGTCGTCATGA
- a CDS encoding PAS and ANTAR domain-containing protein, with product MKWELDGQTADVERALAGGAAQPAGWFRFYFTDQRWEWSEQVQRMHGYEPGSVTPTTELVLSHKHPDDRGLVAATIDQIVNTRQAFSTRHRIVDTAGNVRHVVVVSDRLFDDDGDVVGTHGFYIDVTRAPGQANEEIVSAKLAEISENRAGIEQAKGMLMLVYGISAGAAFELLKWLSQEANIKLRPLAEQIAEDFRGARLHLGARPEFDHLLLTAHQRVAQADMS from the coding sequence ATGAAGTGGGAACTCGACGGGCAGACGGCTGACGTCGAACGGGCGTTGGCCGGCGGCGCCGCGCAGCCGGCCGGCTGGTTTCGCTTCTACTTCACCGACCAGCGCTGGGAGTGGTCGGAGCAGGTGCAACGGATGCACGGGTATGAGCCCGGCAGCGTCACGCCGACCACCGAGCTGGTGCTCTCGCACAAGCATCCCGACGACCGCGGGCTGGTCGCCGCCACCATCGATCAGATCGTGAACACCCGACAGGCGTTCAGCACTCGCCATCGGATCGTCGACACCGCCGGGAACGTGCGCCACGTCGTCGTGGTGAGCGACCGGCTCTTCGACGACGACGGCGACGTGGTCGGAACGCATGGGTTCTATATCGACGTCACCCGAGCCCCGGGGCAGGCGAACGAGGAGATCGTCAGCGCCAAGCTGGCCGAGATCAGCGAGAACCGGGCGGGCATCGAACAGGCCAAGGGCATGCTGATGCTGGTCTACGGCATCAGCGCCGGCGCGGCCTTCGAGTTACTCAAATGGCTTTCCCAGGAAGCGAATATCAAACTACGACCGCTCGCCGAGCAGATCGCCGAGGATTTCCGCGGTGCCCGTTTGCATCTGGGCGCACGACCGGAGTTCGATCATTTACTGCTGACCGCCCATCAGCGCGTCGCCCAAGCCGACATGTCATGA
- a CDS encoding Hsp20/alpha crystallin family protein has product MLMRSDPFRDLDRFAHQVFGTAARPAVMPMDAWREGEVFFVEFDLPGIDVNSLDIDIERNVVTVRAERPGLDPNREMLATERPRGVFSRQLVLGDNLDTDKIEASYREGVLRLRIPVAEKAKPRKITIERGDAQTVIDQNASQREVINA; this is encoded by the coding sequence ATGCTGATGCGGAGCGACCCCTTCCGTGACCTCGACCGCTTTGCCCACCAGGTGTTCGGCACGGCCGCCCGCCCGGCGGTGATGCCGATGGACGCCTGGCGCGAGGGCGAAGTTTTCTTCGTCGAGTTCGATCTGCCGGGCATCGACGTCAACTCGCTCGACATCGACATCGAGCGAAACGTGGTGACCGTGCGCGCCGAGCGGCCCGGGCTCGACCCCAACCGCGAGATGCTGGCCACCGAACGGCCACGCGGGGTGTTCAGCCGGCAATTGGTGCTCGGCGACAACCTCGACACCGACAAGATCGAGGCGTCCTACCGCGAAGGCGTTCTGCGACTGCGTATTCCGGTGGCCGAAAAGGCCAAGCCGCGCAAGATCACCATCGAGCGCGGTGACGCGCAGACCGTCATCGACCAGAACGCCTCGCAGCGCGAGGTCATCAACGCCTGA
- a CDS encoding MerR family transcriptional regulator: MTDQTGDSGAPAPDHGVYGISVAAELSGIAVQSLRLYERHGLVTPARSDGGTRRYSAHDLARLRRISELVDAGVNLAGVARILDLEDHNASLSAANTDLRSTNHSLRKAARSAKFTAATRPGDQEA, translated from the coding sequence ATGACCGACCAAACCGGCGATTCGGGTGCCCCGGCGCCCGATCACGGCGTGTACGGCATCTCGGTGGCCGCCGAGCTTTCGGGCATCGCCGTGCAATCGTTGCGCCTTTACGAACGCCATGGCCTGGTCACGCCGGCGCGCAGCGATGGCGGCACGAGGCGATACAGCGCCCACGACCTGGCCCGGCTCAGGCGCATCAGCGAGCTCGTCGACGCCGGCGTCAACCTCGCCGGCGTCGCCCGCATCCTCGACCTCGAGGATCACAACGCGTCGCTCTCGGCGGCCAACACCGACCTACGGTCCACCAACCATTCTCTGCGGAAGGCCGCGAGATCCGCGAAGTTCACCGCCGCCACCCGGCCCGGCGACCAAGAGGCCTGA
- a CDS encoding DUF1360 domain-containing protein — translation MAEVAEAKAQVLDGARREADAYRGEAPRPLGGYVAVLVIYSVVVVVATVVALLSGRTLPERWRIQDLITVTLGTHKLSRTLAKDAVTSPLRAPFTRYAGTGGPAEVKEEVRNDSQLRHSLGELLTCPFCLDMWVATGFAIGLVFAPRFTRLIAGVFTVLAGADFLQLGYAMAQRSAEG, via the coding sequence ATGGCAGAGGTGGCGGAAGCCAAGGCCCAGGTGCTCGACGGCGCACGGCGCGAGGCGGACGCCTACCGCGGTGAGGCGCCCCGGCCGCTGGGCGGCTACGTGGCGGTGCTGGTCATCTACTCCGTCGTGGTGGTTGTCGCGACCGTGGTCGCGCTGCTCAGCGGGCGCACACTCCCGGAGCGGTGGCGAATCCAGGACCTGATCACGGTCACCCTGGGCACCCACAAGCTGTCGCGGACGCTGGCCAAGGACGCGGTGACGAGCCCGCTGCGCGCGCCGTTCACGCGCTATGCGGGCACCGGCGGCCCGGCGGAGGTCAAAGAGGAAGTCCGCAACGACAGCCAACTGCGGCACAGCCTGGGGGAGCTGTTGACCTGTCCGTTCTGCCTGGACATGTGGGTGGCGACCGGCTTCGCCATCGGTCTGGTGTTCGCGCCGCGATTCACCCGCCTGATCGCCGGTGTGTTCACCGTGCTGGCCGGTGCCGACTTCCTGCAGCTCGGCTACGCGATGGCCCAGCGGTCGGCCGAAGGCTGA
- a CDS encoding zinc-dependent alcohol dehydrogenase, with the protein MKAVTWHGKRDVRVESVPDPKIEKATDAIVEVTSTNICGSDLHLYEILGAFMKPGDILGHEPMGIVREVGGETGDLRVGDRVVIPFQISCGSCYMCDQRLYTQCETTQVRQQGMGAALFGYSELYGEIPGGQAELLRVPQAQFTHIKVPVGPPDSRFVYLSDVLPTAWQAVAYADIPDGGTVAVLGLGPIGDMAARIADHLGYRVIAVDLVPERLARVAQRGIHTVDLAHLDSPLGDAIRDLTDGRGADSVIDAVGMEAHGSPAAQLMQQATGLLPDFVAKRLMQTAGVDRLSALYSAIDIVRRGGTISLIGVYGGMADPLPMLTLFDKQVTLRMGQANVKRWVDDIMPLLTDDDPLGVDTFASHELRLDRAPHAYEIFQKKQDGAVKVILKP; encoded by the coding sequence ATGAAGGCTGTCACCTGGCACGGCAAGCGCGACGTCCGAGTGGAGTCGGTGCCCGACCCGAAGATCGAGAAGGCCACCGACGCCATCGTCGAAGTCACGTCGACCAACATCTGCGGATCCGATCTGCATCTCTACGAGATTCTCGGGGCGTTCATGAAGCCCGGGGACATCCTGGGGCACGAGCCGATGGGGATCGTGCGTGAAGTCGGCGGCGAAACGGGCGACCTGCGGGTCGGGGACCGGGTCGTCATCCCCTTCCAAATCTCTTGTGGCAGTTGCTATATGTGCGACCAGCGGCTCTACACCCAGTGCGAGACCACCCAGGTGCGCCAGCAGGGCATGGGAGCCGCGCTCTTCGGCTACTCGGAGCTCTACGGCGAAATCCCCGGCGGCCAAGCCGAACTGTTGCGCGTGCCTCAGGCGCAGTTCACCCACATCAAAGTCCCTGTGGGACCGCCTGATTCGCGGTTCGTCTATCTTTCCGATGTGTTGCCGACGGCCTGGCAGGCGGTCGCGTACGCCGACATACCCGACGGCGGCACGGTGGCGGTGCTCGGCCTGGGTCCCATCGGGGACATGGCCGCACGCATCGCCGATCACCTCGGCTACCGGGTGATCGCCGTCGACCTGGTGCCGGAGCGCCTGGCGCGCGTCGCGCAACGCGGCATCCACACCGTCGACCTGGCGCACCTCGACTCCCCGCTCGGGGATGCGATCCGCGACCTCACCGACGGGCGCGGCGCCGACTCGGTGATCGACGCGGTCGGCATGGAGGCCCACGGTTCCCCGGCCGCCCAGCTGATGCAGCAGGCCACCGGATTGCTGCCGGACTTCGTTGCCAAGCGGCTCATGCAGACGGCCGGCGTGGACCGGCTCAGCGCCTTGTACTCCGCCATCGACATCGTGCGGCGCGGCGGAACGATCTCCCTGATCGGCGTGTACGGCGGGATGGCGGACCCGCTGCCGATGCTCACCCTGTTCGACAAGCAGGTGACGCTGCGGATGGGCCAGGCGAACGTGAAGAGGTGGGTGGACGACATCATGCCGCTGCTCACCGACGACGACCCCCTGGGCGTCGACACCTTCGCCTCACACGAGCTCCGCCTCGACCGGGCGCCGCACGCCTACGAGATCTTTCAGAAAAAGCAGGACGGAGCGGTGAAGGTAATCCTCAAGCCGTAA
- the glgX gene encoding glycogen debranching protein GlgX → MTSAETPAPTPTGEVWPGRAYPLGATYDGAGTNFAVFSEVAERVELCLFDADGTESRVTLPEVDGFVWHAYIPNIEPGQRYGYRVHGPYDPQNGLRCNPNKLLVDPYSKAIDGSFEWDQALFSYNFGDPDSRNDDDSAAFMPKSVVINPYFDWGNDRPPDHQYADTVIYETHVKGLTQTHPDIPEQLRGTYAAVAHPVIIDHLKSLGVTAVELMPVHHFANDSTLVDKGLSNYWGYNTIGFFAPDFKYSSATSPGGQVQEFKAMVRALHEAGIEVILDVVYNHTAEGNHMGPTLSMRGIDNAAYYRLVDDDKRYYMDYTGTGNSLNVGHPHALQLIMDSLRYWVTEMHVDGFRFDLAATLAREFYDVDRLAAFFELVQQDPTVSQVKLIAEPWDVGPGGYQVGNFPPQWTEWNGKYRDAVRDFWRGEPSTLDEFAYRLTGSADLYEHTARRPVASINFVIAHDGFTLRDLVSYNEKHNEANGEDNNDGESHNRSWNCGAEGPTDDPDVNSLRARQQRNFLTTLLLSQGVPMICHGDELGRTQNGNNNGYCQDNELTWIDWAGADHGLLEFTRMVSALRANHPVFRRRRFFSGKPLGRRGQDGLPDIAWFTPEGTEMTEEDWGAGFAKSVAVFLNGHGIPDRDARGQRVLDDSFLLCFNAHYEPIEFTLPPKEFGAAWQLVVFTGPEEETPAEEVPGGGILTVDAHTAVVLQAPDGG, encoded by the coding sequence ATGACCTCCGCAGAGACGCCCGCCCCCACACCCACCGGAGAAGTGTGGCCCGGCCGCGCCTACCCCCTGGGCGCGACCTACGACGGCGCGGGCACCAACTTCGCCGTGTTCAGCGAGGTGGCCGAGCGGGTGGAGCTGTGCCTGTTCGACGCCGACGGCACCGAGAGCCGGGTCACCCTGCCGGAGGTCGACGGGTTCGTCTGGCATGCCTACATCCCGAACATCGAACCCGGCCAACGCTACGGCTACCGGGTCCACGGCCCGTACGACCCGCAGAACGGTCTGCGGTGCAACCCGAACAAGCTGCTGGTCGACCCCTATTCGAAGGCCATCGACGGCTCCTTCGAGTGGGACCAGGCCCTGTTCAGCTACAACTTCGGCGACCCCGACAGCCGCAACGACGACGATTCCGCCGCCTTCATGCCCAAGTCGGTGGTGATCAACCCGTACTTCGACTGGGGCAATGATCGGCCGCCGGACCATCAGTACGCCGACACGGTCATCTACGAGACGCACGTCAAGGGGCTGACGCAGACCCACCCGGACATCCCCGAACAGCTGCGCGGCACGTATGCCGCCGTGGCGCACCCGGTGATCATCGACCACCTCAAGAGCCTGGGCGTCACCGCCGTCGAGCTGATGCCGGTGCACCACTTCGCCAATGACTCCACCCTGGTGGACAAGGGCCTCTCGAATTACTGGGGTTACAACACGATCGGCTTCTTCGCGCCCGACTTCAAGTACTCCAGCGCCACGTCCCCGGGCGGGCAGGTGCAGGAGTTCAAGGCGATGGTGCGGGCACTGCATGAAGCCGGCATCGAGGTCATCCTCGACGTCGTCTACAACCACACGGCCGAGGGCAATCACATGGGCCCGACGCTGTCGATGCGGGGTATCGACAACGCCGCCTACTACCGGCTGGTCGACGACGACAAGCGCTACTACATGGACTACACCGGCACGGGCAACAGCCTCAACGTCGGGCATCCGCACGCGTTGCAGCTGATCATGGACTCGCTGCGCTACTGGGTGACCGAGATGCACGTCGACGGCTTCCGGTTCGACCTGGCCGCGACGCTGGCCCGCGAGTTCTACGACGTGGACCGCCTGGCGGCGTTTTTCGAACTCGTGCAACAGGATCCGACGGTGAGCCAGGTCAAGCTGATCGCCGAACCGTGGGACGTCGGGCCGGGTGGCTACCAGGTCGGCAACTTCCCGCCGCAATGGACGGAATGGAACGGCAAGTACCGCGATGCCGTCCGCGACTTCTGGCGCGGCGAGCCGTCGACACTCGACGAGTTCGCCTACCGGTTGACCGGGTCCGCCGACCTCTACGAGCACACCGCGCGCCGGCCGGTGGCCTCGATCAACTTCGTCATCGCCCACGACGGGTTCACGCTGCGTGACCTGGTGTCCTACAACGAGAAACACAACGAGGCCAACGGCGAGGACAACAACGACGGCGAGAGCCACAACCGGTCGTGGAACTGCGGTGCGGAGGGGCCGACCGATGACCCGGACGTCAACTCGTTGCGTGCCCGCCAGCAGCGCAATTTCCTGACCACGTTGCTGCTGTCGCAGGGTGTGCCGATGATCTGCCACGGCGACGAGCTGGGCCGCACGCAGAACGGCAACAACAACGGCTATTGCCAGGACAACGAGCTCACCTGGATCGACTGGGCGGGTGCGGATCACGGCCTGCTGGAGTTCACCCGGATGGTGTCGGCGCTGCGCGCCAACCATCCGGTCTTCCGCAGGCGCCGATTCTTTTCCGGCAAGCCACTGGGCCGCCGCGGCCAGGACGGGCTGCCCGACATCGCCTGGTTCACCCCGGAGGGCACCGAGATGACCGAGGAGGACTGGGGCGCGGGGTTCGCGAAGTCCGTCGCGGTGTTCCTCAACGGGCACGGCATTCCCGACCGCGACGCCCGCGGGCAGCGGGTGCTCGACGACTCGTTCCTGCTGTGCTTCAACGCTCACTACGAGCCGATCGAATTCACCTTGCCACCAAAGGAATTCGGTGCCGCTTGGCAACTCGTGGTGTTCACCGGACCCGAAGAGGAGACGCCCGCGGAGGAGGTGCCCGGGGGAGGCATTCTGACCGTGGACGCCCACACCGCCGTGGTGTTGCAAGCCCCCGACGGCGGCTGA
- a CDS encoding sensor domain-containing diguanylate cyclase, with the protein MDRAGPDACLKDVAWCRRIALLVVFAIAAMVWVGWATRTDTLTRVYPTWPQMMPWTVLWLVALGAAVVAQSGHPPRWRVWAGRGLAVVVGALAAIALLEYATRGLPGLDLMWFGDAVRTSQQAWPGRPSPQTAVSVVFVAAAVGLIRVDRWTRVVWPTCMAAGGAIPFVTVGAYLFNALALVGYSPGTGQALMTALALLLLAAATTLARPDRFPVAWLLARPDKASLLRLAALLAALPVVVAVSRPMFKRLGLGEHADWTFSILLGTLLVGMITFAFIQNEQRLLIEKELVSKQRADAEARYRILADNAVDVIVHLRGADVAWISPSVQAAFGGPPERWTGAQFTRQIHHDDRDAVMAALQRIAGGESVLQRFRIRSADGSFRWVDGHGKPYVGADGGTDGLIAALRIVDDQVEAEQRLERLARFDTLTGLVNRAEAIGRLASALEQPLAAGTYVGVLFCDVDHFKEINDTWGHGIGDFVLATLAARIRGSVRRGDTVGRTGGDEMLVLLPGVRSIDELTQIAEKIRCRAAEPIHVSGKTFSATLSIGATLALPGDSVDTVTARADAAMYQAKFGDRNTVVRN; encoded by the coding sequence ATGGACAGGGCCGGCCCCGACGCATGCCTGAAAGACGTGGCCTGGTGCAGGCGGATCGCCCTGCTGGTGGTGTTCGCCATTGCCGCCATGGTCTGGGTGGGCTGGGCGACCCGGACCGACACGCTGACCCGGGTCTATCCGACCTGGCCGCAGATGATGCCGTGGACCGTTTTGTGGTTGGTGGCGCTCGGTGCGGCGGTCGTGGCGCAGTCGGGTCACCCCCCGCGGTGGCGCGTGTGGGCCGGGCGCGGCCTGGCCGTGGTGGTGGGTGCCCTCGCCGCTATCGCCCTCCTGGAGTACGCGACCCGCGGTCTGCCCGGCCTGGACCTGATGTGGTTCGGCGACGCGGTGCGCACGTCACAACAGGCGTGGCCGGGACGTCCGAGCCCGCAGACGGCGGTGTCGGTCGTGTTCGTGGCGGCAGCCGTCGGCCTGATACGGGTGGATCGGTGGACCCGCGTGGTCTGGCCCACGTGCATGGCGGCCGGCGGGGCCATCCCGTTCGTCACGGTCGGGGCCTACCTGTTCAACGCCCTGGCGCTGGTGGGCTACTCGCCCGGGACCGGTCAGGCGCTCATGACGGCGCTGGCCCTGTTGCTGCTGGCCGCCGCGACGACGCTGGCACGCCCCGACCGGTTTCCGGTCGCCTGGCTGCTCGCCCGGCCCGACAAGGCGTCGCTGCTGCGGTTGGCGGCCCTGCTCGCCGCGCTTCCGGTCGTCGTCGCGGTGTCACGGCCGATGTTCAAGCGGCTCGGGCTGGGCGAACACGCCGACTGGACCTTCTCGATCCTGCTGGGCACCCTGCTCGTCGGGATGATCACGTTTGCGTTCATCCAGAACGAGCAGCGACTGCTGATCGAGAAGGAGCTGGTCAGCAAGCAACGCGCGGACGCCGAGGCGCGGTACCGCATCCTCGCCGACAACGCGGTGGACGTCATCGTCCACCTCCGCGGGGCGGACGTCGCGTGGATCTCACCGTCGGTGCAGGCCGCGTTCGGCGGACCACCCGAACGCTGGACCGGCGCACAATTCACTCGCCAGATCCACCACGACGACCGCGACGCGGTCATGGCGGCCCTGCAGCGGATCGCCGGCGGTGAATCGGTCCTGCAACGGTTCCGGATCCGCTCCGCCGACGGCAGCTTCCGCTGGGTCGACGGCCACGGGAAGCCCTATGTCGGCGCCGACGGCGGGACCGATGGCCTCATCGCCGCGCTGCGCATCGTCGACGATCAGGTGGAGGCCGAGCAACGACTCGAACGGCTGGCCCGGTTCGACACCTTGACCGGCTTGGTGAACCGGGCCGAGGCGATCGGCCGGCTCGCCTCCGCGCTGGAGCAGCCACTAGCCGCCGGAACGTATGTCGGCGTCTTGTTCTGCGACGTCGACCATTTCAAGGAAATCAACGACACGTGGGGTCACGGCATCGGCGACTTCGTGCTTGCCACACTGGCCGCGCGGATCCGGGGAAGCGTGCGCCGCGGGGACACCGTAGGCCGGACGGGGGGCGACGAAATGCTGGTCTTGCTGCCCGGCGTGCGCAGCATCGACGAGCTCACCCAGATCGCCGAGAAGATTCGCTGCCGGGCCGCCGAACCCATCCATGTCTCCGGCAAGACGTTCTCCGCGACGCTGAGCATCGGCGCCACCCTCGCCCTTCCCGGTGACTCCGTCGACACGGTCACGGCCAGGGCGGACGCGGCCATGTACCAGGCCAAGTTCGGGGACCGGAACACCGTCGTCCGGAACTGA